One genomic region from Terriglobus aquaticus encodes:
- a CDS encoding glycosyltransferase family 9 protein: MKPFGQTALQRKVDTGTPRFLIVRVGAMGDVIHALPAVAMLREALPQAHIGWAIEPRWLPLLCTEGTAARDPDCMPLVDSVHRVEAKQWNRQPVSLATLRSILALRRELRQQHYDIAIDLQGTLRSAVIARMSGARVVIGSAAPREDLARRFYSKRVPRAATHVVDQAMELVRAAVPAAKITSEMLHTLSGPLLPRDHQAEAEWERRREELCEQRRPVLLAATAGWGAKEWPPEKFAELAAALVNRGECVLLNTPPGQVDAVTQRVLDTVRTRSPAEARHVHAFDATLPMLIAATRCARAVIAGDTGPLHLAEAVGTPALGLFGPTDPARTGPRRDSICLRDATSVTDHRRHAATEAGLARMPVGSVFEAFVSLTQQTRERETRSC; the protein is encoded by the coding sequence ATGAAGCCTTTCGGACAGACCGCTTTGCAACGCAAAGTGGACACCGGCACACCGCGTTTCCTGATCGTGCGCGTGGGTGCCATGGGCGACGTGATCCACGCCCTGCCCGCCGTCGCCATGCTGCGCGAGGCGTTACCGCAGGCGCACATCGGCTGGGCGATCGAGCCGCGCTGGTTGCCCTTGCTGTGCACGGAGGGTACCGCCGCGCGCGACCCAGACTGCATGCCGCTGGTGGATTCGGTTCACCGGGTCGAGGCCAAGCAGTGGAACAGGCAGCCCGTCTCGCTCGCAACGTTGCGCAGCATCCTGGCACTGCGCCGCGAGTTGCGCCAGCAGCACTATGACATTGCCATCGACTTGCAGGGCACGCTTCGCTCTGCCGTGATCGCACGCATGAGCGGCGCGCGTGTCGTGATCGGGAGTGCAGCACCGCGCGAAGATCTGGCGCGTCGGTTCTACAGCAAACGCGTGCCTCGCGCTGCGACCCACGTGGTAGATCAGGCAATGGAGCTTGTGCGGGCCGCTGTTCCGGCCGCGAAAATTACGTCCGAGATGCTCCACACCCTATCGGGACCGTTGCTGCCGCGAGACCACCAAGCCGAGGCAGAGTGGGAGCGCCGACGCGAGGAACTGTGTGAGCAGCGGCGGCCCGTTTTGTTGGCCGCGACCGCTGGTTGGGGCGCGAAGGAGTGGCCGCCCGAAAAGTTTGCCGAGCTCGCCGCTGCGCTGGTCAACCGAGGGGAGTGCGTTTTGCTGAACACGCCGCCTGGGCAGGTGGACGCGGTGACGCAGCGGGTGCTGGACACCGTTCGCACGCGATCTCCTGCAGAGGCGCGGCATGTTCACGCTTTCGACGCGACGCTGCCGATGCTGATCGCTGCAACCCGATGCGCGAGGGCTGTGATCGCCGGCGATACCGGTCCGCTGCATCTTGCGGAAGCCGTCGGCACGCCAGCGCTCGGTCTGTTCGGACCGACAGACCCAGCGCGGACGGGGCCTCGCCGTGACAGTATCTGCCTGCGCGATGCGACGAGCGTAACGGATCATCGGCGCCACGCCGCGACCGAGGCCGGTCTGGCCCGCATGCCCGTCGGTTCCGTGTTCGAGGCCTTTGTGTCGCTAACCCAGCAAACACGCGAGCGCGAAACACGTAGCTGCTGA
- a CDS encoding methyltransferase family protein: protein MKESWVADKSWAERAVRRFRVPLGFLFAIAFLVFARPTVLSLFASLLLVIPGLWLRGYAAGYVNKNAEITQTGPYAWTRNPLYLGSLLAATGFVSAGRNLWLLLAFVLLFAAIYGPVIWSEEQFLLRRFPAYAVYMRAVPRLFPSPFRHLRTDRAHPGGGFSPERYRKHREYNSAIGAAVLYAVLITLLLLRQHGVLPGQ, encoded by the coding sequence TTGAAAGAGAGCTGGGTTGCCGATAAGAGTTGGGCCGAGCGTGCCGTGCGCCGCTTCCGTGTGCCGCTTGGGTTCCTGTTCGCAATCGCGTTCCTCGTCTTCGCGCGGCCCACTGTGCTGTCGCTGTTTGCATCGTTGCTGCTTGTGATTCCGGGGCTATGGCTGCGCGGATACGCCGCCGGCTACGTGAACAAGAACGCCGAAATCACGCAAACAGGCCCCTACGCCTGGACGCGCAATCCGCTTTACCTGGGCAGCCTGCTGGCGGCCACGGGCTTTGTCAGCGCGGGACGCAACCTGTGGCTTCTGCTGGCGTTTGTTCTGCTGTTCGCTGCCATTTATGGCCCGGTGATCTGGTCGGAGGAGCAGTTCCTGCTGCGCCGCTTTCCGGCTTATGCCGTGTACATGCGCGCAGTGCCGCGGCTCTTCCCAAGCCCGTTTCGCCACCTGCGCACCGATCGCGCACACCCGGGCGGTGGGTTTTCCCCGGAGCGCTACCGCAAACACCGCGAGTACAATTCTGCGATAGGTGCCGCTGTGCTGTACGCGGTGCTGATCACGCTGTTGCTGTTGCGTCAGCACGGAGTGCTTCCCGGGCAGTAG
- a CDS encoding DUF3108 domain-containing protein, which yields MQLCRRRLLASLCLLTCAAAARAQREGIPPATAPPVLPPTAGYSYPQHQTLTYTVDWRVFTAGRVQFQLDQQGGLARVQATADTVGATNMIYQVIDRFQSTFNPQTNCSGGFTKQTQEGRRKIQSELVFTPGAGAPPTRPAGALGTQALTERNLIKGTSKQQQGQIPACSIDSLSGIFYVGSQNLQIGQDLHLPLADAMRTVGVTVKVEAREEVKTPAGTFNTIRVQPTADAGVVKNRGTITIWYTDDPRHIPVQIRAKLFWGTLTFHLQSQETR from the coding sequence TTGCAACTGTGCCGTCGCCGGCTTCTCGCTTCGCTGTGCCTGCTGACGTGTGCTGCAGCAGCGCGCGCGCAAAGGGAAGGCATACCGCCCGCGACCGCGCCGCCGGTGCTGCCTCCCACGGCGGGCTACAGCTACCCGCAGCACCAGACGTTGACCTACACGGTAGATTGGCGCGTGTTTACGGCCGGCCGGGTGCAGTTCCAGTTGGACCAGCAGGGCGGACTCGCCCGCGTGCAGGCCACGGCGGACACCGTGGGCGCGACCAACATGATCTACCAGGTGATCGACCGCTTCCAGTCCACCTTCAATCCGCAGACGAACTGTTCCGGCGGCTTTACCAAGCAGACCCAGGAGGGCCGCCGCAAGATCCAGAGCGAGCTGGTCTTTACGCCGGGTGCGGGAGCGCCGCCGACGCGGCCTGCCGGTGCGCTGGGCACGCAGGCTCTTACCGAGCGCAACCTGATCAAGGGCACGTCCAAGCAGCAGCAGGGTCAGATCCCGGCCTGCTCCATCGATTCCCTGTCCGGCATCTTCTACGTGGGATCGCAGAACCTGCAGATCGGCCAGGACCTCCACCTGCCGCTGGCCGACGCCATGCGCACCGTAGGTGTGACGGTAAAAGTGGAGGCTCGCGAAGAGGTAAAGACGCCCGCCGGCACCTTCAACACCATTCGCGTGCAGCCCACCGCAGATGCGGGCGTGGTGAAAAACCGCGGCACCATCACCATCTGGTACACCGATGACCCGCGCCACATCCCGGTACAGATCCGGGCCAAGCTGTTCTGGGGAACTCTGACGTTTCACCTGCAATCGCAGGAAACGCGCTAG
- a CDS encoding response regulator, whose product MQRRPCFLVVDPEHARSLSSRKLVLETAKYNVITAYSCEEAVSTLLRFPAVDALIVNGALLDTHALGLLEALGQTPDVKLIIVGDGRLSLGPRTPDAVIDNFSPPKLLEALQTLFPNQSSELLEHEEDLERGHR is encoded by the coding sequence GTGCAACGACGTCCCTGTTTTCTTGTGGTTGATCCCGAGCACGCCCGCAGTCTGTCCAGCCGCAAGCTGGTGCTGGAGACTGCAAAGTACAACGTGATTACGGCTTACTCCTGCGAAGAGGCGGTAAGCACGTTGCTGCGCTTCCCGGCTGTGGATGCCCTGATCGTGAACGGAGCTTTGTTGGACACGCACGCTTTGGGCCTGCTTGAAGCGTTGGGGCAGACGCCGGACGTGAAGCTGATCATTGTTGGCGACGGGCGACTGAGCCTTGGACCGCGCACTCCCGATGCCGTGATCGACAACTTCTCTCCGCCAAAGCTGCTGGAGGCGCTGCAGACCCTGTTCCCCAACCAAAGTAGTGAGTTGCTGGAGCATGAGGAAGACCTAGAGCGAGGGCACAGGTAG
- the prmC gene encoding peptide chain release factor N(5)-glutamine methyltransferase — translation MNPEATESTSSGPAATPGRMTLREAELWAEQQLRIREDLRDRARLDASQLVEIATGTSRVARLAHPEAALTSAQQERLSELVQRRLKAEPMQHLRGSQEFYGRDFRVTPDVLIPRPETEDIVTAVLESVPDRNAALRIADVGTGSGALAVTLALELPGSQVTALDISREALLVAQRNAERLGAAGRIRFLESDLFANLRDDACFDVIVSNPPYIPLPDAPTLHAEVREFEPSLALFAGHDGMDVYRRLIPEAHARLCPGGLLLMETGGEVTWILEALRKGFHAVQVRPDLQGIARVVSARRH, via the coding sequence ATGAATCCGGAGGCTACCGAAAGCACCTCTTCTGGCCCGGCGGCGACTCCGGGCCGCATGACCCTGCGTGAGGCAGAGCTCTGGGCCGAGCAGCAGCTTCGCATCCGCGAAGATCTTCGCGACCGCGCCCGGCTGGATGCATCGCAACTGGTCGAAATCGCGACCGGCACGTCGCGTGTTGCGCGGCTGGCGCATCCGGAAGCCGCTCTGACCTCTGCCCAGCAGGAGCGATTATCCGAGCTGGTGCAGCGCCGGTTAAAAGCCGAGCCCATGCAGCATCTGCGCGGCTCCCAGGAGTTCTACGGCCGCGATTTCCGGGTGACACCCGATGTCCTCATCCCGCGGCCGGAGACCGAGGACATCGTCACCGCAGTCCTGGAATCCGTACCGGACCGCAACGCCGCGTTGCGCATCGCCGACGTGGGTACCGGCTCCGGCGCTCTGGCGGTGACGCTTGCGCTGGAACTGCCGGGGAGTCAGGTGACCGCCCTGGACATCTCACGGGAGGCGCTTTTGGTGGCCCAGCGCAATGCGGAACGGCTGGGCGCTGCGGGACGGATTCGCTTCCTGGAGTCCGATCTGTTTGCGAACTTGCGCGACGACGCTTGCTTTGACGTGATCGTGTCGAACCCGCCCTACATCCCTCTGCCGGATGCGCCGACGCTGCACGCCGAGGTGCGCGAGTTCGAGCCGAGCCTGGCCCTGTTCGCCGGGCATGATGGCATGGACGTCTATCGCAGGCTCATCCCTGAGGCCCACGCCCGCCTCTGCCCGGGAGGCCTGCTGCTGATGGAAACCGGCGGCGAGGTGACCTGGATTCTGGAGGCGTTGCGGAAAGGATTTCATGCAGTGCAGGTTCGCCCGGACCTTCAGGGGATTGCGCGCGTCGTATCGGCTCGGAGACACTAG